A genomic window from Nicotiana sylvestris chromosome 11, ASM39365v2, whole genome shotgun sequence includes:
- the LOC138882210 gene encoding secreted RxLR effector protein 161-like: MVLYVDDILLATYDLGLLNETKQFLSRSFDMKDLGEASFVLEIEIKRDRSRGLLGLSQRSYIESVLKTFNMKDCRPGVAPVVKGDKLSKDQCSKNEVEMRTMKDVPYASVVGCLMYIQVCTRPDIAFVVNMLGRFSSNPGWAHWVAAKKVMRYLQCTKDFMLVYKRVDYLDLLVYSDSDFAGCQDTMKSTSGYTFMLDGGAISWKSEKQSITITSTMEVEFIACFETVSHVLDKEFSY, encoded by the coding sequence ATGGttctctatgttgatgatattctgcTTGCCACATATGATTTGGGCTTGTTGAATGAGACCAAACAATTTTTGTCAAGGTcttttgatatgaaagatcttGGTGAAGCCTCTTTTGTTCTTGAGATAGAAATTAAAAGAGATAGGTCACGTGGTTTATTGGGTTTATCACAACGTTCCTATATTGAGAGTGTTCTTAAAACTTTCAATATGAAAGACTGTAGACCTGGTGTTGCACCTGTTGTAAAAGGGGATAAACTTAGTAAAGATCAATGTTcgaaaaatgaagttgaaatgaGAACAATGAAAGATGTTCCATATGCAAGTGTTGTTGGTTGTTTGATGTACATACAGGTTTGTACAAGGCCTGATATTGCATTTGTTGTTAACAtgttgggaagattttcttctaaTCCTGGGTGGGCACATTGGGTGGCtgcaaagaaagtgatgagatatcTACAATGCACCAAAGACTTCATGCTTGTGTACAAAAGGGTTGATTACCTGGATCTTCTAGTATATTCAGATTCTGATTTTGCTGGTTGTCAAGACACTATGAAATCAACTTCTGGATATACTTTTATGTTGGATGGAGGTGCTATTTCTTGGAAAAGTGAAAAGCAAAGCATCACTATTACATCTACAATGGAAGTTGAGTTTATTGCTTGTTTTGAGACTGTTTCACATGTTCTCGATAAAGAATTTTCTTACTAA
- the LOC138882211 gene encoding uncharacterized protein: MTTQLNSVETLTSSNYKKWKQDVEIKPAEPTTTSTADEKAKFEKWMKANKLSLMIMKRSISDHIIGVIKDNGNAKDFLSAIGQKFLESDKVKIGSLIDSLSTIKYDLVGSVRDHIMKLVSVATKLNNLGVTITNNFLVHQSLRKGGPKFHKRKHDQSHHPGGNSGNTKKPDVNQGQSHNPLGPQAIVKKETKCWDCKLVGHKKSGCPLKKKSDNLLAFDLVSRRKPKEDEASVVVVPSMRRKLVLVSLLDKAGYSFQQNNGIIKIFYDSHAIVDAFLSYGLYRLNVLNETFSAMHVENIAHKRFVMSKTSYLLCHRRLGHISKERIEPLVKENILPVLDPKDFETCVDCVKGKMTKLGKSIKIMRSDRGGEYYEKYDESGQCMGPFALFLQEYGIVAQYTMSGTLEQNGVAERRNRTLMEMVRSMMSQRERRSAISDDFIVYVTENLSDTGELTDPLSYAQVISSPFVDKWREAMKDEMRSMEHNGVWELVELPEGFRPIGCKWVFKTKRDSKGNIDRYKARLVAKGYTQKEGIDYKETFFPISSKDAFRIVMALVAHFDLELHQMDVKTAFRNMSLLEEVYMVQPEGLKRLVKNI; the protein is encoded by the exons ATGACTACTCAGTTGAATTCCGTTGAAACTTTAACTAGTAgcaactacaagaagtggaaacAGGATGTTGAAATA AAACCCGCTGAACCCACAACTACTAGCACTGCTGATGAAAAGGCTAAGTTTGAGAAATGGATGAAGGCTAATAAATTGAGTCTCATGATCATGAAGAGATCTATTTCTGATCACATAATAGGTGTTATTAAGGATAATGGGAATGCAAAAGATTTTTTGAGTGCCATTGGACAGAAATTCCTAGAGTCTGATAAAGTTAAGATAGGTAGCCTGATTGATTCCCTGTCTACCATAAAGTATGACCTTGTAGGTAGTGTCCGTGATCATATTATGAAATTGGTTAGCGTTGCTACCAAACTGAACAATTTAGGTGTAACCATTACCAATAATTTTCTTGTACACCAATCTCTAAG AAAAGGTGGACCCAAATTTCACAAAAGAAAACATGACCAGTCTCATCATCCAGGTGGTAATAGTGGTAATACTAAAAAGCCTGATGTTAATCAAGGTCAGTCTCATAATCCTCTTGGTCCTCAAGCTATAGTTAAGAAAGAAACCAAATGTTGGGATTGCAAACTAGTAGGTCATAAGAAATCTGGTTGTCCTCTGAAAAAGAAATCAGATAATCTTTTGGCTTTT GATCTAGTAAGCAGACGAAAGCCAAAAGAGGATGAAGCCAGTGTTGTTGTGG TACCGTCTATGAGACGGAAATTGGTTTTGGTTTCCCTTTTGGACAAAGCTGGTTATTCATTTCAACAAAACAATGGTATTATTAAAATTTTCTATGATTCACATGCTATTGTTGATGCCTTTTTAAGTTATGGTCTATATCGCTTGAATGTATTGAATGAAACTTTTTCTGCAATGCATGTTGAAAATATTGCCCACAAAAGGTTTGTTATGAGTAAAACGTCTTACCTATTATGTCATAGGCGTCTTGGTCATATTTCTAAAGAAAGAATTGAACCattggtaaaggaaaatattttacctGTTCTTGATCCAAAAGATTTTGAAACTTGTGTGGATTGTGTTAAGGGTAAAATGACCAAG CTTGGGAAGTCTATTAAGATAATGAGGTCTGACCGTGGTGGTGAGTACTATGAAAAATATGATGAATCTGGTCAATGCATGGGgccttttgctttatttttgcaAGAATATGGGATAGTAGCACAATATACCATGTCAGGTACTCTTGAGCAGAATGGTGTGGCGGAAAGACGGAATCGTACTCTCATGGAAATGGTGAGAAGTATGAT GTCACAAAGAGAAAGAAGGTCTGCCATCTCTGATGATTTTATCGTGTATGTGACTGAAAATCTTAGTGATACTGGAGAGCTAACTGATCCTTTATCATATGCTCAAGTTATTTCCTCTCCATTTGTTGATAAATGGCGTGAGGCAATGAAAGATGAAATGCGCTCCATGGAACACAATGGAGTGTGGGAATTAGTTGAACTGCCTGAAGGTTTTAGACCTATTGGTTGCAAATGGGTGTTTAAAACTAAAAGAGACTCTAAGGGAAACATAGACCGTTATAAAGCAAGGTTGGTTGCTAAGGGTTACACTCAGAAAGAAGGCATTGATTATAAAGAAACATTTTTTCCTATTTCATCCAAGGATGCATTTAGAATTGTGATGGCTCTTGTGGCTCATTTTGATTTAGAATTGCACCAGATGGATGTTAAAACTGCTTTCCGGAATATGAGTCTACTTGAAGAAGTTTACATGGTTCAACCTGAAGGTTTAAAGAGGCTGGTAAAAAACATCTAG
- the LOC104244531 gene encoding xyloglucan endotransglucosylase/hydrolase protein 24-like: protein MASLLAQYLVFLALCSLQYHSLAYNNFNQDFDVTWGDGRAKVLNNGKLLTLSLDKASGSGIQSKREYLFGRIDMQLKLVRGNSAGTVTTYYLSSQGATHDEIDFEFLGNLSGDPYIIHTNVYTQGKGDKEQQFYLWFDPTAGFHTYSILWNPQTIIFYVDGTPIRAFKNMKSRGIPYPNKQPMRVYASLWNADDWATRGGLIKTDWSNAPFIASFRNFKANACVWEFGKSSCNSSTNPWFFQELDSTSQAKLQWVQKNYMVYNYCTDIKRFPQGFPLECNFNSTTS from the exons ATGGCTTCTTTGTTAGCTCAATATTTGGTTTTTCTTGCCTTATGCTCTTTGCAATATCATAGTTTGGCTTATAATAACTTTAATCAAGATTTTGATGTTACATGGGGAGATGGTAGGGCAAaggttctcaacaatggaaaacTTCTTACTCTCTCCCTTGACAAAGCCTCTGGTTCCGGTATTCAATCCAAGAGAGAGTATTTATTTGGAAGGATTGATATGCAGTTGAAACTCGTACGTGGAAATTCAGCTGGCACTGTTACTACATATTAC TTATCATCACAAGGGGCAACACATGATGAGATAGATTTTGAATTCTTGGGCAATCTTAGTGGTGATCCTTATATTATTCATACAAATGTTTACACTCAAGGCAAAGGTGACAAAGAACAGCAATTCTACTTATGGTTTGATCCAACTGCTGGTTTTCATACCTACTCCATTCTTTGGAACCCACAAACAATTAT ATTTTATGTGGATGGCACACCAATAAGAGCGTTCAAGAACATGAAGTCAAGAGGAATACCATACCCAAACAAGCAACCAATGAGAGTATATGCAAGTCTATGGAATGCAGATGATTGGGCTACTAGGGGTGGCCTAATTAAAACAGATTGGTCCAATGCTCCATTTATAGCTTCTTTTAGAAATTTCAAAGCCAATGCTTGTGTTTGGGAATTTGGAAAATCATCATGTAATAGTAGCACAAATCCATGGTTTTTTCAAGAACTTGATTCAACAAGCCAAGCTAAGTTACAATGGGTGCAGAAAAATTATATGGTTTATAATTATTGTACTGATATTAAAAGGTTTCCTCAAGGTTTTCCTCTAGAATGTAATTTCAACTCCACAACTAGTTAA
- the LOC138882212 gene encoding xyloglucan endotransglucosylase protein 7-like: protein MGKTKVCVSAFKSPTNLSVQKAILPTNNVKYFYIISDPIVFCFYLSFYYGKELNLFLVNYVCSIPVVLVNGTFHRHFILSWGDDRGKIHENGELLTLSLDKLSGSGFQSKKEYLFAKIDMQIKLVPGNSAGTVTTFYLSSQGNKHDEIDFEFLGNSTGNPYTLHTNIFSLGQGNREQQFFLWFDPTADYHTYSILWNPKCIIFYVDGTPIREYKNAEKIGVPFPKYQPMRLYSSLWNADDWATQGGRIKTNWKLAPFIASYKKFTYDACIYSRLTSSSSCNINSPPFGNDSWLTHELDRRSRAKMKILQKKHMIYDYCNDKWRFPKGPAPECKLQ, encoded by the exons ATGGGAAAGACTAAAGTTTgtgtatcggctttcaaaagcccTACAAATTTAAGTGTCCAGAAAGCCATTTTGCCTACTAATAATGTAAAGTATTTCTACATTATAA GTGACCCGATAGTCTTTTGTTTCTATTTGTCCTTTTACTATGGCAAGGAACTGAATTTATTTTTGGTGAATTATGTATGCAGTATACCTGTAGTATTAGTAAATGGTACATTTCACCGGCATTTTATATTATCATGGGGAGACGATAGAGGAAAGATACATGAAAATGGAGAACTTTTAACACTTTCCTTAGACAAGCTATCTGGATCAGGATTTCAGTCCAAGAAAGAGTATCTCTTTGCCAAAATTGATATGCAAATTAAGCTCGTTCCTGGAAATTCAGCTGGCACTGTTACTACCTTTTAC CTATCATCACAAGGAAACAAGCATGATGAAATAGACTTTGAATTCTTGGGAAATTCAACAGGAAATCCTTATACTCTTCATACAAATATTTTCAGTTTAGGCCAAGGCAATAGAGAACAACAATTTTTCTTGTGGTTTGATCCTACTGCAGATTACCATACCTATTCAATCCTTTGGAATCCAAAATGTATTAT ATTCTATGTTGATGGTACACCAATTAGGGAATACAAAAATGCAGAAAAAATTGGTGTTCCATTTCCAAAATACCAACCAATGAGACTATACTCAAGTCTATGGAATGCAGATGATTGGGCTACACAAGGTGGTCGTATTAAAACTAATTGGAAATTAGCACCTTTTATTGCTTCTTACAAAAAATTTACTTATGATGCTTGCATTTATTCAAGATTAACTAGTTCATCTTCGTGCAATATCAACTCTCCTCCTTTTGGTAATGACTCGTGGCTAACGCACGAATTGGATCGAAGAAGtcgagcaaaaatgaaaattttgcaGAAAAAACATATGATTTATGATTATTGTAATGATAAATGGAGGTTTCCTAAAGGACCTGCGCCTGAATGCAAGCTTCAATAA